The genomic stretch CTTATTAACCAAAAGCAAAGTcgaaattggggggggggggggttggtttgggttCGAATTagaaaaagtgcttaaaataagtgattctgaaaatacgctgttttgaaataagtgattataatatCTCCACTGACTCGGTTCTTACTTATCATCGATTGCTAATATCACAATTCCCTAAGCGGATTTTCTATCCTATTTGATTACAATATCAATCAACAAGCGTGATTGACACTATGAGAAACATGTTCCTATTGCAGGATTAAGCATACGGTTATGAATAGCGCAAATTAACAATTAAGCAAAGTTAACAGCGATTAAAATTGGGAACACAtatcaatcaaattaaatcaacaatGTTATAtgacaatcgaattaagcaaacaagaatcTTATAACATAATTGAAAGGAATCGAATCAAATTGTAAATATTGTAACAATCTCAAAGTTTGAAACCTGAGTACAGTGAATCCGTAAGAAGGTGTTTAGTTCTCCATGAATTCGTCAAAAGCTTGGAAAATTTCGTGAATAGTGTATGTTCTCTACAGTACCGTGGCTGTACCCTATTGGAAAAGAATACAACCCGCTTTACAATCCAAcagggtcaaacatacgacccagacccaaaactaatgacccgaaacttaaataaaactagtgctgcaacttcaacgattTTTCTGGCCCTACTACAGTCCGATTccgacttcgactccaacataagaattgtagctatttctcttagctttccggcgattattagaacgcctcaatcggactcctgaaactctagttatgatcgtttccgtgcagactgctaaagctgaaaattaaatacgaaaatcaaataacaataaaaataaattaaaaaataaaaacattataaaatacaaaaataagacaagcaaaccatgaaaatgtataagtacaaacgtagaggaatgtgcatcaaaatgcactgatcattgAATAACATAataaatgtgttgttgttgttattagaaCTCTCCAACTTTTGCTGATGTATTTGATCAGAGCAAAACTAGTGTTGCACAACGGGAAATATCAATTGTAGTTAATGTTGATCGTGTTCCTTATAATATTAGGAATAATGAAAACGTTGTTAGCATGGTCAATGGTGATTGTGCAAATACAAACAAGTTAAAGTCATTTAAGACCAGTTCTCATAACACATCATTGAACACAAGAGATTTTAACATACCCCATTGATTAATGAGAAACTCAAAACAAGTTAAAGACAACAAAATTGAAACATACAAATAACCTTCAACTAATTTCCAAAGCACACATTATAGTCCATGCTAAATCAATTTTGATAGACAAAATTAACATTCAGTCAAATGATACCTGAATACTTAAGAGAAATCGAAATCTACTGACAATGGAATATTCAAAACTTTTTTAAGTTGGTTTAGGCCAATTATGAGAGATGATTTAAGACTTATAATGATAGCCTCCAATGAAAAAACAACATGCGATtatgcagtggcggagccagaaattttacacagcctgggcaaaaattttacaccatttattattcatctgttttaatttttcacaccttatttttactaattttgcccataATTTTACCCTTGATTTTATCTAAAAACCGACTATTAAATTgggggagtacaaagaaaataggggttgagcccgggcgcttgcccgggctggctgggccttggctccgcccctgcGATTATGGATTCAAggcattttgaaattttttaattttatgtaattaatGAATTCAAATGGTCTTTTTTTAAAGTTAGGGAACTAAAATGAATACTGAATACTAGACATAAGATAAAAAGAgtattaaactttaaaaaatgacatatcaacaactaaaaataaaactgaagactaattttgtaaataaactaaatttaagACCAAAATTTTAATTTAGCCTAATTGATATTATTTGCATGCCAATGTACTCCTTAATTCAAATACTTTGTTGTGTTATGGTGGGTGTGGAAAGCTAACAaattttcatgattttatttttgagttgtgaattTTTCGGGAAGGTACGAGTGAAATCTCTTGATCGATGGAAATATATTTTGTCCTAACTCATAATTGTCATTTTTGTAATATTCTAGGAGCGAGAACATGATAGTTGATATGCATGTTTTGTAGTTGGTGTGTAATTGAAACatttcaaaagaaagaaatagtTAAATTTTGAGTCAAAAGAGTTTATCGAGACACacattttagacaaaattaaactTTAACCTTAGTGATGGTTTCAAGCGAAAACATTTGAATTGTCACAATCTTTTGAGTTGTCTTGACTTATGTAAATTGTTATGGATATtcttaatgtttttattttttatattttatataaagtttTTAGTTTAACTTTTGAGATGTGTTGAGTTGaacaaagttaattttttttaatattgcatTATAAAACATTCGTGTTAATGAAATATTTTAGgtaatttttctttaatttttaaacaCTAACTAcatcatttttaatataatattatcttatattttatattaagaaCATTTTTAATATTAAGAACACTTttagtaaaaataatataatatcgtAGATATTATTTTTCCCTTTTACCCAATTTTATTAATACATacttatttcaaaatattataactttgttattattatatttttctttatactttcttaaattattatttttcatacaaaaaattaaattatatacatatatagaGATGCACTCCATGTCCATTCTCTCACCAAGTTCAATGTGCATGTTGGCATTTTCtactttatatttaattttttaactagAATTAAATTATACGTACTTCCATATTTGTTTATTTCACTTTTTTAATAAATtgtaaaaagtattttaattattatttataatcatAGAAACaaacaatttaataataaaaaataaattaaattttggtTTTTCCTCTTCCACCTAGTTCCATTGTCTTTCTTCTTAATGTGTGTGTGAGATAGAGAGAGACACACACCAGAGAGAGAaacatagagagagagagagagaatgttcCAATTTTTCATGGATGCTGCTTCGATCTGCGTCTTCCTCACTTTCAAGACATAATCTTCTTCACATAAAATATACCAAATTGCTCATCTTTGTAAGCatgcaattttttttcttcatcttccttcaataaaccaaaaaaaaaaagattttttttttgtttaattcttCTTACAAACACTCCCCTTGttcaattttccttttttgttgatAAATTTTTACTTCTAACGCAACCCTTTttgattttttcttcaaaaaatctGTTGGGTATTGAATTTTTGATCCCTTTTTTGTGTTTCAGAACATGGGTTAAATTAAATTTtcgatttttaattttcttttaaaaattatatttttattatttcttactagtgattttgtattttttataaaaaaaaaagatgaatcaTTGTTTGTTCTAAGACTTGGTTCAATGGTTAGGGATTGGGATCTCTGTTGGATCTCTTGGTTTCtgttttattcttatttttataattttgaataaaaaattcatgTTCATATTGGCTAACATTGGTTTCTGTGTGTATATATAGTTTGGGGTTGTAAACAAGGATTTTGCTACATTCTCTCACTGGCTTAAAATGTTGCTTGTTTGAGGGTGGTTTTATGGGTTGAATAAGAGAAGAATCATGAGTAGTTTAAATGGAGAAGTTCAGTTTTTTGATGCTCAGGATGATATTGTGTTAGTCTCAGATGCAAATGGGACTACTGAAAACCCTGAAGTTGTTGATTCTGGTTCTCCTGTGGTGGAGGGTTTGTTGAGAGATTTTGGATATGAATTATGGACTCGGAGTCCGGGTAGTGTTTGGGAGCGGAGGAGTAAGTTTAAAACATGGATGGAATCGAGTTTGGATCCGAAAAAACTTGAGAGTTTGGTAGATGGAAGTAGTCATGAAAGAGGGGAAGATGAGATGAATAGAATGAAAGAGGGAGTTAATAGGATGACAAAAAGCTATGGTTGTGCGGAGGATTTCTTTTCGACCCGGTCAACGCTTTCTTGTTTCTCTTCGATGAATTCTTCATCAGAGTTCGGTTTGGTGGAGAATTCAGAATGCCAAGATAGGGATTTGGATAATGGAGTAGGGTCTAATGAGGATCAGGTGGGGCAGCATTCGGAGAATAATGACCAGTTGGTGGTTTCTGATAAATCGGAGAACACCGTAGGGTTCTCTCCTGCTTACCAATGTAAGGAAATCGAAGTGATGGGTGTTTTTGAGTCGTGGAAGAAGAgggctaaaaagggtttgttaaaAAAGTTACGTTCAATGACATGCATGATGGATGGACAACAAGGAGAGTCTGATAACAGGAAGGACGAAAACGGTGTTTCATTCTCGGGTTGTAGGATTCAACGTGTTAAGGTCCGTCATTGCAGGAAGCAAAGAAAGGAACTTTCAGCTCTTTATACGGGACAAGATATTCAAGCGCATGAAGGTCCGATTTTTACCATGAAATTTAGTCCTGATGGGCAGTATCTTGCTAGTGCCGGCGAAGATGGAATTGTACGATTATGGCAAGTTGTTGAGGAAGAGAGACATAATGAAGTCGACATTCCAGAAGTTGATACATCCTGCATTTACTTTACGGTGAATGATCTCTCTGAATTGACACCCTTGTTTATGGATAAGGATAAAATTAGAAATGCGAAAAGCCTGAAAAAGACATCAGATTCGGCTTGCATCATTTTCCCTCCTAAGGTCTTCCGGTTGTTGGAGAAACCACTGCACGAGTTCCGCGGTCATGGAGGTGATGTTTTGGATCTCTCTTGGTCAAAACATAATGTGAGTGAATGTAATAATTTCAGTTATTTGTTTAGCTAATAATACACATTATGGTATTTTTGAAACTGTTTTGAAATTGATCCGGTTCTCTCTTTTTTATGCAGTATCTACTGTCATCTTCAGTTGATAAAACTGTTCGTCTATGGCAAGTTGGACATGACTGCTGCTTGAAAGTTTTCTCACACAGTAATTACGGTATGCCTTGGCACACCTTTTCTGTTCCTGTTATGTATTCAAGTTTTCAGCTTCATCTTGTTTTGGTCCCACTTGGATTTTCCTCACAAATTGTATCTTCTTATGATAATGTTTTACAGTGACATGCATACAATTCAATCCTGTGGATGATAATTATTTCATTAGCGGATCAATAGATGGAAAAGTGCGCATATGGGGAATTCCTGATTGTCATGTTGTTGATTGGACTGATGTCAAGGACATTGTCACCGCAGTGTGCTATCAACCTGATGGGCGGGGAGGGATTATTGGCTCCATGACAGGCAATTGCCGGTTTTACAATGTAACAGGTATCTGTTTTTTAACATTTATATCAATATTTTCCTTTAGCTACATATGTAATTCCAACATTTCAGATTGAAAGTGTATGTGGTGTCCGCCAGACAGTTAGACACGGCACCGGCATATATgattgttaagagtcccacatcggacaatatatggcctgaacatgtccttataagtgggggcaatcctcaccctacaagccggttttgtagggttgagttaggcctaaccacacttcttaacatggtatcaagagcctcgtttaagatccggtgggccaccttccaTGGTTTCcgttatcgggccacccaccatttatttccacgctccagttgtctagtcctgggcgtgagggggtgtgttaagagtcccacatcggacaatatatggcctgaacatgtccttataagtgggggcaatcctcaccctacaagccggttttgtagggttgagttaggcctaaccacacttcttaacaattCAATTATTCcattttcttaaattattatCGGTATCAATGTGTCAGGGTTGTGTCAAGTGTCCGTGAGTGATTTGGTGGATCATTCATTATCTTGCTCAAGTGCAAGTGCTTCAACTTTGTTTCGTTAAAAATGCATAATAACTTGTCATAACTCATAATAACTTAATGTGCTTGCTTTTGTTTTTGGTTAAATCAGATAATCACTTTCAGATGCAATCACAAATATGCTTACTAGGTAAAAAGAAATCTCCCGGGAGAGGAATAACTGGCTTTCAggtatttttttctcttctccggCCTTTTGTGCCAATTGAATTCTGTTTTCTTTTCCATATAAGCttcatttttttttgtagttAATTAAGGGATTATATAATTTTCAGTTTCTTCCACAAGATAGTAACAAAGTTATGGTTACCTGTGCTGATTCACAAGTCAGAATCATTGAAGGGCTTAATGTTGTTGGCAAATTCAAAGGTATTTTGATTCATTCCTACGTTTTTCAAGAATTTTGTATCCGTTTGAAgtcacattttttaaaaattggatGTCATTTTCTATTTTATGTAAAATGTTTTGATTCTAATAAtttctttgttttttgttttcagGCCTTAGTGCAGGGAGCCTAATATCGGCATCTCTTACTTCGGATGGAAAACACATTTTATCAGCGTCTGAAGACTCcaatgtatatatgtggaatgtTAGTGACGACGAGTATCACACCATGAAAGCTAAGAAGATTAAGTCTTGCGAGCGGTTTTATTCAAACGCATCTGTTGTTGCAGTACCTTGGCGTGGTTTGAAAACCGACAACATTGAAAATTCTAAACCATTGGATGTCCTAAATAAAAGGTCATCTCAAGCTCTATGCCTCGATCCACCGTCTTCGTTTTCTCTAAGCCAAGATTTTTTCTTGGACTCTATCCCGAAAGGTTCTGCAACTTGGCCCGAAGAGAAACTTCCTACTTCAAGAAGCCTCAAGTCTAAAAAATCCGCACTGCACAAATCTGCATACAAGTTCTTGAAATCCTCTTGCAAGAGTACTTCCAATTGTCATGCGTGGGGACTAGTCATCGTGACTGCTGGTTTGGACGGGCGAATAAAATCATTCCACAACTATGGACTGCCCGTACTCGTTTGAAACAAATTGATCTTTCCTATATCAGGTAATAGACTCATGCATGATTCCATGATTTGCTTCGTCGCGTTGCAGGCTGCTAATATGCTTTGAGACTTGAAAGTGACATTCGAGTTTGGCAGCCTAAAAAAAACGGAGCAGTTGAGGTCAAAGAGAATTGCAGTTTAGTGTCGGTTTGGATTCACAGTGACACGAACAAAATCACTGTGAGGCAGTGATTTTGAGAAAAGCGAGGCAGTGATTTTGAGAAAAGCAAGCCAGTGATTTTGCGAAAAGCTACACTGaagtttcaacaaaatcacaCTGTCATCGTGATTTTGTCGATCCAAACACACACACAAGTAATATCAGAAAATTGAACTTTTGAAGCTCCTCCATATATATTTCAGGGGATTAGATGACTTATCGATTCACGACAAGTGGCGACACGACCGTGGCTCTAACAGTTTAAATAGCCTTTACCTCACACTAAGTATATGCTGGCCCTTAAAAGAGATGCAAAGTCATGGAAAAGGCCCCATCAGATATCCTTTAGCAAAACTCTTGTTTGGTTAAAACAAGATAGATTGATCCAAGAGGAAAAGATATTGAATCAAGAGGCAGTGGCTGAGATAAAATGGTGGTGGGGTGATTACAATTATTGATTGGGCTAACCAATTTAGAATCTGATTGTCTGCTAATCTTTCAATCCATCTCATGGTAGGTCCCTCAAATGCCTGAGGGTGGAAGTGATGATTGATTGGGATGGTCAAATCTGTGCATTTTTGGCTTTCTGTTgttctaaaaaaaatacaaacaagtGTAGATGATTGTAACAGCCAAATGGCTACTGCTACAGTACTGACATTAATATTATTGCTAACAAATGTTCTATGTATATGGTCTTGGTTTGAGATAGACATccttttgtttatttgatttgCTTAGATTTTGTTATCCTTTGTAAAAATGATTAGACACATTGAAAAAAAAAGGGGGGGAAATGAAGTTATCAAATCACTCAATCTCAATCTTATCTCAATTCCAATAACAAGCTCATCTTATCTAATCTTACTAGTTCAGTGTTAGATCATTCAATTATAATCAAAATGAATCATTGTTAGTTTATTACCCAAATAGTGTACAAAGCAACAA from Vicia villosa cultivar HV-30 ecotype Madison, WI linkage group LG4, Vvil1.0, whole genome shotgun sequence encodes the following:
- the LOC131596133 gene encoding uncharacterized WD repeat-containing protein C18H10.05-like; the protein is MSSLNGEVQFFDAQDDIVLVSDANGTTENPEVVDSGSPVVEGLLRDFGYELWTRSPGSVWERRSKFKTWMESSLDPKKLESLVDGSSHERGEDEMNRMKEGVNRMTKSYGCAEDFFSTRSTLSCFSSMNSSSEFGLVENSECQDRDLDNGVGSNEDQVGQHSENNDQLVVSDKSENTVGFSPAYQCKEIEVMGVFESWKKRAKKGLLKKLRSMTCMMDGQQGESDNRKDENGVSFSGCRIQRVKVRHCRKQRKELSALYTGQDIQAHEGPIFTMKFSPDGQYLASAGEDGIVRLWQVVEEERHNEVDIPEVDTSCIYFTVNDLSELTPLFMDKDKIRNAKSLKKTSDSACIIFPPKVFRLLEKPLHEFRGHGGDVLDLSWSKHNYLLSSSVDKTVRLWQVGHDCCLKVFSHSNYVTCIQFNPVDDNYFISGSIDGKVRIWGIPDCHVVDWTDVKDIVTAVCYQPDGRGGIIGSMTGNCRFYNVTDNHFQMQSQICLLGKKKSPGRGITGFQFLPQDSNKVMVTCADSQVRIIEGLNVVGKFKGLSAGSLISASLTSDGKHILSASEDSNVYMWNVSDDEYHTMKAKKIKSCERFYSNASVVAVPWRGLKTDNIENSKPLDVLNKRSSQALCLDPPSSFSLSQDFFLDSIPKGSATWPEEKLPTSRSLKSKKSALHKSAYKFLKSSCKSTSNCHAWGLVIVTAGLDGRIKSFHNYGLPVLV